In a single window of the Streptococcus salivarius genome:
- a CDS encoding peptidase domain-containing ABC transporter, translated as MFQKGVLKVRKITPIEQTTPTECGLCCLYMMLDYFDISETYFKLKQQVNLGRNGLSIKNISDIASIYGVTCKTYRFSKYPENLPVMVFVSDSHFVILEDIRNDVFTIVDPAVGKYVLAKNEFFELSPKFYTEFFYDKVTNSSKKIVKRGLVGRNVKEMIFVNRKDIFLTILYTLIFQIITVSIPFFIRGIIDGNWVFLKKFGYLESAVLLSIIIFFQGGFYFLKNISLVKLQNKFHSTISEKFVTKLLKLPIEYIGKIDKTDIIHRYNGLMIVRELLSERIISIWLDIILMFASISYITYVSTPLGIILGIVFIVEMMIFFLSLSIKQEKLGKEVLRQKNSLQTFFSLMDGLFLFKAKNSEKELLSKWDKSFKDYINSTYDRNRYFNLLGAVNYVITFSIPILLILLFLYYSPNSGSGELILLYMMVLNFINPINNILNSIDEILYGVKYYERVLEISTLDNETNGTYKLSEDTDIEINLKNINYQYELNGVKVLNGINLKVHSGEFVAIIGKSGSGKTTLAKMLLGYVSPSSGDITYNNISYSKIDKKDFRNISAFVSQDSPMFDGDVMYNISLGRESVSGEQVIETCKRVSIYDDIRSMPMKFHTLLFRDNPSISGGQKQRISLARELVTTPRILVLDEPTSALDVKTERIIQKNVEALHCTRVLVTHRLNTVEKADKILIMDNGKIIDYGNHYYLYKNNKYYCDLYDSYMNKYQEEEVK; from the coding sequence ATGTTCCAAAAGGGAGTGTTGAAAGTGAGAAAAATTACACCGATTGAACAAACAACTCCAACTGAATGTGGATTATGTTGTTTATATATGATGTTGGATTATTTTGATATTTCAGAAACATATTTTAAATTGAAACAACAAGTCAATTTAGGGAGAAATGGACTGAGTATAAAGAATATATCAGATATTGCATCTATCTACGGAGTTACATGTAAGACTTATCGTTTTTCCAAATATCCCGAAAACTTACCTGTCATGGTATTTGTTTCAGATTCACATTTTGTAATTTTAGAGGATATCCGTAATGATGTCTTTACTATTGTTGACCCTGCTGTTGGGAAATATGTCTTAGCAAAGAATGAATTTTTTGAATTGTCTCCTAAATTTTATACCGAATTTTTTTATGATAAGGTGACTAATTCTTCAAAAAAAATAGTCAAACGAGGGTTGGTTGGCAGAAACGTAAAGGAAATGATATTTGTAAATAGGAAGGATATTTTTTTAACCATTCTATATACTCTGATTTTTCAGATTATCACAGTGTCAATTCCATTTTTTATAAGGGGAATTATTGATGGAAATTGGGTTTTCCTTAAAAAGTTTGGCTATTTAGAAAGTGCCGTCCTACTTTCTATAATAATTTTTTTTCAGGGAGGATTTTATTTTCTAAAGAATATCTCTTTAGTGAAATTGCAAAATAAATTTCACAGCACTATTTCAGAAAAGTTTGTGACTAAGTTATTGAAACTTCCCATAGAATATATTGGAAAAATAGATAAAACAGACATCATTCATAGATATAATGGTTTGATGATTGTGAGGGAGTTACTATCAGAAAGAATTATTTCTATCTGGTTGGATATTATCTTAATGTTTGCGAGTATTAGTTATATCACATATGTTTCCACACCTTTGGGAATTATATTAGGTATAGTTTTTATTGTAGAAATGATGATTTTTTTCCTGTCACTAAGCATTAAACAAGAAAAGTTAGGTAAAGAAGTTTTAAGACAAAAGAACTCTTTACAAACATTCTTTTCACTGATGGACGGGCTATTTCTTTTTAAAGCTAAAAATTCTGAAAAAGAACTTTTGTCAAAATGGGATAAAAGTTTTAAGGACTATATCAATTCAACATATGATAGAAATAGATATTTCAATCTTTTAGGAGCAGTAAATTATGTGATAACTTTTTCCATACCTATTTTGTTAATTCTGTTGTTTCTATATTATTCACCAAATAGTGGCAGTGGTGAGCTTATTCTTCTTTATATGATGGTTTTAAATTTTATTAATCCCATTAATAATATTTTGAATTCGATTGATGAGATTCTATATGGTGTTAAGTATTACGAAAGGGTATTAGAGATATCAACTCTTGATAATGAGACGAATGGTACTTATAAGTTATCAGAGGATACAGATATAGAGATAAATTTAAAAAATATAAACTATCAATATGAGTTAAATGGGGTAAAGGTGTTAAATGGAATAAACCTAAAAGTCCATTCAGGAGAATTTGTTGCAATTATAGGGAAAAGTGGAAGTGGAAAGACAACTCTAGCTAAGATGTTGTTAGGCTATGTAAGCCCTAGTAGTGGAGACATCACATACAACAATATATCCTACTCTAAAATTGATAAAAAAGATTTTAGGAATATATCGGCTTTTGTATCTCAAGATTCTCCCATGTTTGATGGGGATGTGATGTATAATATTTCGCTAGGGAGAGAATCTGTTTCAGGAGAACAGGTTATTGAAACTTGTAAAAGAGTATCAATATATGATGATATCAGGAGTATGCCAATGAAGTTTCATACTCTACTTTTTCGAGATAATCCGTCAATATCTGGGGGGCAAAAACAACGGATTTCTTTAGCAAGAGAACTTGTAACCACCCCTAGAATCTTAGTTCTTGACGAACCTACATCAGCTTTAGATGTAAAAACTGAAAGAATAATCCAAAAAAATGTTGAGGCTTTACATTGTACGAGGGTTTTGGTTACTCACAGACTTAATACAGTTGAAAAAGCTGATAAGATTTTAATAATGGATAATGGCAAAATTATTGACTATGGAAACCATTATTATTTGTACAAAAATAATAAGTATTATTGTGACTTATATGACTCGTATATGAATAAATATCAGGAGGAAGAGGTAAAATGA